The Miscanthus floridulus cultivar M001 chromosome 7, ASM1932011v1, whole genome shotgun sequence genome includes a region encoding these proteins:
- the LOC136467174 gene encoding calmodulin-binding protein 60 D-like isoform X1 translates to MQRPGRLQRSGSKRGLDPTGGGDDDDHAPKRPRVPALASVIVEALKMDSLQKLCSSLEPILRRVVSEEVERALAKLGPARIQGRSSPKRIEGPDGRNLQLQFRSQLALPIFTGGKVEGEQGAAIHVVLLDANTGCVVTSGPESFAKLDILVLEGDFNKEEDEDWTEEEFESNIVKEREGKRPLLTGDLQVTLKEGVGTIGELTFTDNSSWIRSRKFRLGLRIAPGFCEGIRVREAKTEAFPVKDHRGELYKKHYPPALKDDVWRLEKIGKDGAFHKKLNASGIYTVEDFLRLLVRDQQRLRSILGSGMSNKMWDSLVEHAKTCVLSGNHYVYYARDSRNVGAIFNNIYEFTGLIADDQFISAENLTDNQKVYADALVKKAYEDWMQVVEYDGKALLSFKQKKKSVTTRSDAAAASTSNPASYGSTNSQKQLSLPAKAGQTSSAGTMNEADGTRNAYNANGNQSARYAANTQNIPANVTMQYDRSAVSPESQFSGSSLQSQASRGSNMLALGPPQQHQSFEFPALGQSMQPTGLNPFEEWPQQQENRGGVDDYLMEEIRMRSHEILENEEMQQMLRLLSMGGAGTNLTEDGFNFPSYMPAPSPNLSYEDDRTRAPGKAVVGWLKIKAAMRWGIFVRKKAAERRAQLVELDD, encoded by the exons ATGCAGCGCCCGGGACGACTTCAGCGGTCGGGGTCCAAGCGCGGGCTGGACCCCACCGGTGGCGGCGATGACGACGACCATGCGCCCAAGCGCCCGCGCGTCCCCGCCCTCGCTAG TGTCATTGTGGAAGCTCTCAAGATGGACAGTTTGCAGAAGCTCTGTTCGTCGCTTGAGCCCATTCTCCGAAGAGTT GTAAGTGAAGAAGTAGAACGTGCTTTAGCCAAACTGGGTCCTGCTAGAATTCAAGGAAG ATCCTCCCCCAAAAGAATTGAAGGCCCTGATGGAAGAAATCTTCAGCTCCAATTCAGAAGTCAGTTGGCTCTTCCAATCTTCACTGGTGGAAAAGTTGAAGGTGAGCAGGGAGCAGCTATACATGTCGTgctgttggatgcaaacactggATGTGTTGTTACTTCAGGACCTGAGTCATTTGCAAAACTGGATATCCTTGTGCTTGAGGGCGACTTTAATAAAGAGGAAGATGAGGATTGGACAGAAGAAGAGTTTGAAAGTAATATTGTCAAGGAGCGTGAAGGGAAGAGGCCTCTTTTGACAGGTGACCTTCAAGTGACTCTTAAAGAAGGTGTTGGAACCATAGGGGAGCTTACCTTCACTGACAACTCCAGCTGGATAAGAAGCAGGAAATTCAGACTTGGGCTGAGGATTGCTCCTGGCTTTTGTGAAGGTATTCGTGTCCGAGAAGCCAAGACAGAAGCTTTCCCCGTTAAGGATCACCGAGGAGAAT TGTACAAAAAGCATTACCCACCCGCGCTGAAGGATGATGTTTGGAGATTAGAAAAGATTGGCAAGGATGGTGCATTCCACAAGAAGTTAAATGCTAGTGGGATCTATACAGTTGAAGATTTCCTCCGTCTTCTTGTTAGGGATCAGCAGAGATTACGTAGC ATTCTGGGCAGTGGAATGTCAAATAAGATGTGGGACAGCCTTGTTGAGCATGCGAAGACATGTGTCTTAAGTGGAAATCATTATGTATACTATGCTAGAGACTCAAGAAACGTGGGTGCAATATTCAATAACATCTACGAGTTCACTGGTTTGATTGCCGATGACCAGTTCATTTCAGCTGAAAATCTCACAGACAATCAGAAG GTCTATGCTGATGCATTGGTAAAGAAAGCATATGAGGACTGGATGCAAGTTGTAGAATATGATGGCAAAGCACTCTTGAGCTTCAAGCAGAAAAAGAAATCTGTCACAACAAGAAGCGATGCTGCAGCTGCCTCAACAAGCAATCCTGCTTCATATGGTTCGACCAATTCACAGAAACAATTGTCCCTTCCTGCTAAAGCTGGACAAACTTCCTCGGCGGGTACTATGAATGAAG CAGATGGAACTAGAAATGCATACAATGCAAATGGAAACCAGTCAGCAAGATATGCAGCCAACACTCAGAACATTCCTGCAAATGTTACCATGCAATATGACAGGAGTGCAGTGTCTCCTGAAAGCCAGTTTAGTGGTTCATCCCTTCAGAGTCAAGCTTCAAGAGGGTCCAACATGCTAGCATTGGGCCCTCCGCAGCAACATCAAAGTTTTGAATTCCCAGCACTCGGCCAGTCCATGCAGCCAACAGGCCTGAATCCTTTTGAAGAATGGCCACAGCAACAGGAGAACCGTGGCGGTGTTGATGACTACCTGATGGAGGAGATCAGGATGAGGAGCCATGAGATTCTGGAAAACGAAGAAATGCAGCAAATGTTGCGGCTTCTGAGCATGGGTGGTGCAGGAACCAACCTAActgaagatggcttcaatttccCTTCATACATGCCTGCACCTTCACCAAACTTGAGCTATGAGGATGACCGCACCCGCGCACCTGGGAAAGCTGTTGTTGGGTGGCTCAAGATCAAGGCTGCTATGCGGTGGGGCATCTTTGTCAGGAAGAAGGCAGCTGAGAGAAGAGCTCAGCTTGTTGAGCTAGACGACTAG
- the LOC136467174 gene encoding calmodulin-binding protein 60 D-like isoform X2, translating to MQRPGRLQRSGSKRGLDPTGGGDDDDHAPKRPRVPALASVIVEALKMDSLQKLCSSLEPILRRVVSEEVERALAKLGPARIQGRSSPKRIEGPDGRNLQLQFRSQLALPIFTGGKVEGEQGAAIHVVLLDANTGCVVTSGPESFAKLDILVLEGDFNKEEDEDWTEEEFESNIVKEREGKRPLLTGDLQVTLKEGVGTIGELTFTDNSSWIRSRKFRLGLRIAPGFCEGIRVREAKTEAFPVKDHRGELYKKHYPPALKDDVWRLEKIGKDGAFHKKLNASGIYTVEDFLRLLVRDQQRLRSILGSGMSNKMWDSLVEHAKTCVLSGNHYVYYARDSRNVGAIFNNIYEFTGLIADDQFISAENLTDNQKVYADALVKKAYEDWMQVVEYDGKALLSFKQKKKSVTTRSDAAAASTSNPASYGSTNSQKQLSLPAKAGQTSSAGTMNEDGTRNAYNANGNQSARYAANTQNIPANVTMQYDRSAVSPESQFSGSSLQSQASRGSNMLALGPPQQHQSFEFPALGQSMQPTGLNPFEEWPQQQENRGGVDDYLMEEIRMRSHEILENEEMQQMLRLLSMGGAGTNLTEDGFNFPSYMPAPSPNLSYEDDRTRAPGKAVVGWLKIKAAMRWGIFVRKKAAERRAQLVELDD from the exons ATGCAGCGCCCGGGACGACTTCAGCGGTCGGGGTCCAAGCGCGGGCTGGACCCCACCGGTGGCGGCGATGACGACGACCATGCGCCCAAGCGCCCGCGCGTCCCCGCCCTCGCTAG TGTCATTGTGGAAGCTCTCAAGATGGACAGTTTGCAGAAGCTCTGTTCGTCGCTTGAGCCCATTCTCCGAAGAGTT GTAAGTGAAGAAGTAGAACGTGCTTTAGCCAAACTGGGTCCTGCTAGAATTCAAGGAAG ATCCTCCCCCAAAAGAATTGAAGGCCCTGATGGAAGAAATCTTCAGCTCCAATTCAGAAGTCAGTTGGCTCTTCCAATCTTCACTGGTGGAAAAGTTGAAGGTGAGCAGGGAGCAGCTATACATGTCGTgctgttggatgcaaacactggATGTGTTGTTACTTCAGGACCTGAGTCATTTGCAAAACTGGATATCCTTGTGCTTGAGGGCGACTTTAATAAAGAGGAAGATGAGGATTGGACAGAAGAAGAGTTTGAAAGTAATATTGTCAAGGAGCGTGAAGGGAAGAGGCCTCTTTTGACAGGTGACCTTCAAGTGACTCTTAAAGAAGGTGTTGGAACCATAGGGGAGCTTACCTTCACTGACAACTCCAGCTGGATAAGAAGCAGGAAATTCAGACTTGGGCTGAGGATTGCTCCTGGCTTTTGTGAAGGTATTCGTGTCCGAGAAGCCAAGACAGAAGCTTTCCCCGTTAAGGATCACCGAGGAGAAT TGTACAAAAAGCATTACCCACCCGCGCTGAAGGATGATGTTTGGAGATTAGAAAAGATTGGCAAGGATGGTGCATTCCACAAGAAGTTAAATGCTAGTGGGATCTATACAGTTGAAGATTTCCTCCGTCTTCTTGTTAGGGATCAGCAGAGATTACGTAGC ATTCTGGGCAGTGGAATGTCAAATAAGATGTGGGACAGCCTTGTTGAGCATGCGAAGACATGTGTCTTAAGTGGAAATCATTATGTATACTATGCTAGAGACTCAAGAAACGTGGGTGCAATATTCAATAACATCTACGAGTTCACTGGTTTGATTGCCGATGACCAGTTCATTTCAGCTGAAAATCTCACAGACAATCAGAAG GTCTATGCTGATGCATTGGTAAAGAAAGCATATGAGGACTGGATGCAAGTTGTAGAATATGATGGCAAAGCACTCTTGAGCTTCAAGCAGAAAAAGAAATCTGTCACAACAAGAAGCGATGCTGCAGCTGCCTCAACAAGCAATCCTGCTTCATATGGTTCGACCAATTCACAGAAACAATTGTCCCTTCCTGCTAAAGCTGGACAAACTTCCTCGGCGGGTACTATGAATGAAG ATGGAACTAGAAATGCATACAATGCAAATGGAAACCAGTCAGCAAGATATGCAGCCAACACTCAGAACATTCCTGCAAATGTTACCATGCAATATGACAGGAGTGCAGTGTCTCCTGAAAGCCAGTTTAGTGGTTCATCCCTTCAGAGTCAAGCTTCAAGAGGGTCCAACATGCTAGCATTGGGCCCTCCGCAGCAACATCAAAGTTTTGAATTCCCAGCACTCGGCCAGTCCATGCAGCCAACAGGCCTGAATCCTTTTGAAGAATGGCCACAGCAACAGGAGAACCGTGGCGGTGTTGATGACTACCTGATGGAGGAGATCAGGATGAGGAGCCATGAGATTCTGGAAAACGAAGAAATGCAGCAAATGTTGCGGCTTCTGAGCATGGGTGGTGCAGGAACCAACCTAActgaagatggcttcaatttccCTTCATACATGCCTGCACCTTCACCAAACTTGAGCTATGAGGATGACCGCACCCGCGCACCTGGGAAAGCTGTTGTTGGGTGGCTCAAGATCAAGGCTGCTATGCGGTGGGGCATCTTTGTCAGGAAGAAGGCAGCTGAGAGAAGAGCTCAGCTTGTTGAGCTAGACGACTAG
- the LOC136465747 gene encoding uncharacterized protein produces the protein MMKDQCLVNWLFNTMTRDVMRIVRVPGASAFKIWTAIVNQFRDHQLHRAVYLEAEYRSLLQGDLSITDYTAKLKELTDALGDLGQPVDARSQVLNMLRGLNDKYRNCIATITSKQPPHDFLSAHSFLLLEELYATQHSKMAAQ, from the coding sequence ATGATGAAGGACCAGTGCCTCGTGAACTGGCTCTTCAACACCATGACCCGCGACGTCATGCGCATCGTCCGCGTTCCCGGCGCTTCCGCCTTCAAGATCTGGACTGCCATCGTCAACCAGTTCCGCGATCATCAGCTTCACCGCGCCGTGTACCTGGAGGCCGAGTACCGGAGTCTGCTCCAGGGCGACCTCAGCATCACCGACTACACCGCCAAGCTGAAGGAGCTCACCGATGCGCTCGGCGATCTTGGCCAACCGGTCGATGCTCGGTCCCAGGTCCTCAACATGTTGCGCGGTCTCAACGACAAATACCGCAACTGCatcgccaccatcacctccaagcaGCCGCCCCATGACTTCCTCTCCGCTCACTCCTTCCTCCTGTTGGAGGAGCTCTACGCCACCCAGCACAGCAAGATGGCGGCGCAGTAG